Part of the Limihaloglobus sulfuriphilus genome is shown below.
TAAACAGAGTTTTAAGTGGGAATTACTACCCAAAGTGGATTTCAGAAGCGTCAGAGCAAGCTTTGAGAAAGAAAAAAGCAACGAAAAAATGGGCTATACACAGACTGAAATTTATTAGTAGTATGTTCAAGAACGCACAGAAAGTCAATCCTGACCTTCAACTTGAACATTTGGTTGAGTATATTGAGATGCAGAGAGACATTCTCAAATAAAATAATTATAATCCGACACATTATTCTTTGTGTATATCAACGAAAAATGGCTGGCTTGGTTTTAGCCCCAATTTCTCACTTAGGTCTCGAAACCGGTAAAAATAAAAATATTTTCGATGTTTCTGGCCTTTGAGGGGTGTTTCGATTCTGGATTTGGCTTTGGTACAGACCTGCCCTATTGCATAGGTGAATTTCTATGCGATAATTTGGGTATGTATTTGAAAAAGCACAGGCGTAAAAAGAACGGTAAATGCAACACCTATTACAGTATTGCTGAGAAGCGGAAGGTCTCCGGTAATCGGCATGTGGAGAAGGTGGTTCTTTACCTTGGTGAGATCAGCGACTCTCAAAAGAAGGCCTGGCAGAGATCAATTGAGATAATCAACGAAGATAACAAACCTGTACACAAAACCCTTTTTGCTTTTGATCAGGACAACCAGAGCTGTCACGATGTTGATACGATACCGGTTAACATCTCAAAGATGAGACTGGAACGACCGCGTAGGTTTGGCGATTGCTGGCTGGCTTCTGAGATGTGGGATCAGCTTGGTTTTGACCGCTTCTGGTCAGAGCGGATTGATACAGACAGATCGCCGGTCGCATTCTCAAAAGTCCTCAAGTTGCTTACGGTGAGCAGGCTGATAAAACCTTCTGCCGAATACTTTGTCCATCAGCACTGGTTCAGCCAGAGTGCTATGGACGCCATCCTTGATTGTGATTTTGAGATTGCCGAGAAAAACAGGCTCTACCGTTGTCTTGACCGTATCCTTCCATACAAAGACGAACTTTGCAAATACCTTAAAGACACCTGGCAAGGAATGTTCAACCTTGAGTACGACATCCTGCTCTATGATATCACCAGCACGTATTTCGAGGGGCTATGCAAGCAGAATCCCAAGGCAGAATTCGGCCACAGCAAAGACAGACGCAGTGATTGCAGACAGGTGCTGATAGCCCTTGTTGTTACGCCGGAGGGCTTTCCTCTTGACTATGAAGTACTTCAGGGAAATACATCTGAAAAGACGACATTAAGACCCCTGCTCAACAAGATAGAAACAATGTACGGCAAGGCCAACAGGGTCTGGCTGATGGACAGGGGCATACCAACGGAAGCTACGCTCAAGTTCATGCGTAAGAACAATATAAGCTATCTTGTTGGCACACCCCGCAGACAGCTCGATGATTATAGCAGTGAACTTTCTCAAAAGGACTGGGAGCAGGTAAACAGCAGTGTTCATGTGAAATACATCGAAAAAGAGGGCGAATGCTATGTCCTTGCCAGGAGCAGGGATCGTATGCAAAAGGAGAGGGCCATGCGTAAAAGAAAACTGCGTAAATATCTTGACGGACTTGAAAAACTCAAGGGATATCGCAATTATGAACGTTTTTATAAACGCCTTGGGGCTTTGCAATCGCAGGCCGGTAAAGCTTATAGATGTGTGGAGCTCAATATTCCGGGGCAAAAGGAGCGGATTGAAGCCGGCGAATTCAGGTATCACATAAACCGGCAGAAATACCGTGATATGATCTATCGTGACGGCAAGTACTTTTTGCGGACCAATCAGAAGGGCAAGGATGGTAAGGCACTCTGGAATGAGTATATGCTGCAGTGCAACGTTGAGCAGTCTTTCAGAGAACTCAAGAGTGATCTTGGCATTCGCCCTGTATATCACCATAAAGAAGAGCGTGTTGATGCCCATATCTTTGTGGCGTTTATAAGTTATTGCCTGCAGGTGACATTGCGGCATAAGCTGCGGGTGAGTGCCTGCGGCCTGACCGCACAGGCTGCCCTGGAAACGATGAGCCGTATCCAGATGCTTGATGTGACATTTGAAACACTTGACGGTCGGTACCTCTTGATGGAGAGGTACACCGAGCCCGAGGCAGATCAGCGTCTGATACTGCACCACCTGAACATGGATCTGCCGCTGCAGAAGCCACCCAAAATATACAGCAGCCAGGTCAAAGATTAAGACCCCCTTTGGCGACACACCAACACCGCGGGCGCTACCATAAACCCTGTTTTACACCCCTAAGTGAGAAATTGGGGTTAGTCACATTTTATAATACGCATTTGTGTTTCGCCATGCTATGGCATAATTGTATACAGTAAATACAGGCGTAAATTAAACCGGTTCTCAATTAGATTTTTTGGAACTGGCCAATTCTTCTCTTTTATTTTTCCAAAAAAAGAAAGATATTTCTAAAAATATTCAATTTTTTTTTGTCAACTAAAATAGACTTCCCTGCTCTTCTGGTGCATTAAAAGGGGCTATTGCTGCAAATTTGTTTGATTAAATAATTTTTGTCCGTTTATATTTCTAATCTCCTCCAACTGAATCTTATTTTTAACTTAATAAACAAAGATTAACTTCTAATCTGACAAAGACATTGAAGCGTAAGTCATTGATATGAATGGAATTACAAGAATATTCTTGTTGACTTTGCATGGTTTTTTTATATAATTCATGAAGTATTTAAATGCTACTTTAAAAGTAAATACAAACAGTAATGGTTACTGTTATTGAACGAACGGCAAAGTTGCCATTAATGTTTTTATACAGGAGAAATAAATATGTTTAATTATAAGAAACTAGCAATGGAGCTAGTAAAGAATGAGGTCAGAAAATGACGAATATTGCTGAAGAAATTAACAATTTGCACAAAGCACTAATAAAGATGTCAGCAGGAACTGCCTATAAGATAGGTAAGTTGCTTATTGAGCAGAGAGCAGCATGTAAGCATGGAACCTGGGAAAACTGGATAGAGGAGAACCTGGAATTCTCAAAATCTACGGCTCGCAGATATATTGATGTATATGAAAAATGTGGGCCTAAAAACCCCAATTTGGAAGATTTGAATAATGTAAAATTATCTCACCTTTATAGGGAAATTGAGAACAACAGGAAAAAGAAACGCCCGATTCAAGAGTTTAGAGACAGTGATAAGGCCAGGACAGTTATAAGAGAGCTTTTCGCAAATCGTGAACATAACTTTGAAAATCCAGCAGATGGCAAGACTGTAAATCAGATTATTAACGGCGATACGCTTGAAGTAATGGCGAAGATGGAGCCGCATACCGTGCATCTTATTTGCACATCTGTGCCTTATAATAACAATCTCGATTATGGAATAGGTCTTGATGGGAAGATAATCAATGATAACAAACCCTACCAAGAATATCTTGATTGGTTGGGGCAATTTGTAACTCAGTGTTATAGGGTTTTGGTGCCAGGCGGCAGGCTTATAATCAACTGCGACAATCTCACTAACAAGCAGAGGGATGAAGATGGTGAGTTTACATATCGCCATGCCCTTGATTGTGATTTGCGTTATAAGGTGTCAATCGGCGCTTTAAATTAGGTCACTATGAGCGCGTTCAAAATGGGTCAGTTAAACCAGTTGTTATTTACTATTTTTAGTTTCATTTGTCAAGTTGGATTTGGATAAAACGATTATTTTCGACGTTATTGGGCAGATACGCCAGGCCTGTTTCGCCCGGACCGGCGGCCGGGTGAGAATGGGCCACCCAAAAAGCTCGTCGGAACCTGGCCGCCGCAAGCCGGGCGGGACAGGCCGGTTAAGACTGAGTCAGCCTTCATGGCCGGCTCTTTTCTCACAGGCACCATGCTCGGCACGGTCCTTGAGACGGTAGCTGCGGCCTGTGATGTTGATGATCTCAGCATGATGCAAAAACCTGTCCAGGATTGCGGTTGCCGATGGTACATCGCCAATTAGCTTGCCCCAGTCTTCCAGCGGCCTGTTGGAGGTCATCATCGTGGATTTGTTTTCATATCGCCGCATAATGATCTCCAGCAGATACTCGCCGCAGCGTTTTGGCAGATGCTTGATGCCCATATCATCGATTATCAGCAGCTCCGGCTTGAGATATCTGTTCATTACCTTATCCTGACAGGCAAAGGCATCTTCGTGCAGAAAATCCCTGGCAACATCAAATATCGAGCGGTACCGCACAGCCATGCCTGCCTTGACTGCCTGATAGCCTATCGCCTGACACAAATGACTCTTGCCCACACCCGGCGGGCCAAGCAGCAAAACATCAATGCCCTCACTGATAAAGCGGCATGTGGCCATATCAAATATCCGGCTTCTTTTAATCGAAGTGTTGAACTGCCAGTCAAACTCCTCCAGTGTCTTGAGTTCTCTAAACCCGGCAGCCTTAATACCCCTTTGGATCTGGCGATGCTTTCTGACCAGCATCTCATCCTGCAGGATCAGTTCTAAAAACTCAGCATGAGTGAGGCTGTTGCCGGCTGCCTCCTGCAATCGAACTTCAAGTATCTCAAGCATACCTGACAACCTTAGTGATTTTAATGTGTTGTGCAGTGAATTGTTCATAATAATCTGCTCCTGAATAAGTTATGATTATTGTTCAGCCCAGAACCTCTCTTACGAATTCTCCGTAACTGGAGATATCTCTGATAATAGGGTGCTCATCTATAAATTCCATCTGGAGCTGCCTGTCACCGCCGTGTTTAATAATACTCCTGATGGTCTTCAATCGAAAAGCATTGTGGCTTAACGCTATTTTACATGCATTATCGATTTTGTTACCGTTATAGGTATTGGTCATATTCAGCAAGCCCAGAAGTACGCGGATACCAGGTATTCCTCTGGCCTCAAGCATCTGCCGGGCCCATCTCTGGGCATTCTCACCTATCAGACTGACTCGTTCAAGCATCCATACAACGCCGTTTTCTATCTTTGTTCTTTTCTCTGAATGAATATGTCCGTCCTGAGTCTGGAATCTGCCCGGCTCAACTTTAGCGTGAACAACAATCTGCTCCATGCTGCGGTTAAATACTCTTACCATATGGCCGTCCCATCTTGCCCATACCTTGCGGCCGGTATATTCCGGAGGCACCGAGTAATAGGTCCTCTCTACCTCTATATGGCCGTCCCTGTGAACGGACCGCTGAGCTTCTGTAAATGAAGGAAACCTTCCAACCGGAAGCCTCAATAAAGCAGGCTTTTCCTGTTCTGTGAACAATTTGCCTACCTGCTTGCGGGTAGTGCCGTGAATACGGGTATCGGCAATACGGCTCTCCCAGCTGAGAAGAAACTGATTCTGCTCTGAGAGGCTCTTAAAGCTGCGGCCCTTGAGGGCGTTATTTTTGACATATGCTACTGCTTTTTCAACCTTACCCTTGTGTCTTGGGGTATACGGCTTACAGGGTAAAATGGCGGTACCGTAATGACGGCAGAATGACACTATTTTTGGGTGTATCTCAGGATCATACCAGTCAGCTTTGTTTACAGCAGCTTTAAGATTATCTATTATCAGTGTTTGCGGAACACCGCCAAAGTGGTGAAAAGCGTTTTCCAGGCAATTTATAAAGTTATCGCCGGTCTGCCTGAAAACTGCCTCGCTGTAGGATTTACGGGAGAAGCTAAGCACTACCCGTATTACATGAGTTCTTTTTCGTCTGCCATCTTTCGTTATTACCGGTGCACCCGTACCAAAATCTATCTGAGCCTCTTCACCGGGCCTGCATTCAAGACGCCTGAACGGAACAGGCGAATTTTTACTGAGGCGGTTGACAAACCTGCGAACGCTGTGGTAGCTGACATCAGAGCCGTGGTCGTCACGAAGATCCTGCCATATACGCCGGCGGCTGAGCCCCATATCCAGCTTGTTCTTAATTATTTCACGGTAAGGCTCACAATTGCTTACCGGACCGGTTGAGCTTTGGGCCACCGACCCGGGAGGCGCGTTAGTGACCTGTTTTGAATTATCATTGTCTGATTTTGCATACTTACGCACCGTATCCAGGTGGATGCCAAGCTCTCTGGATATACGCCTGCAAGACCAGTTACGCTCTCTTAATGTCTGTATTACACTTCTTTTAGTCATTTTTAGATAGTTCGCCATAAAGACCTCCGTTATATTTTCGATAATATCGATAATATAACGACTCTAAGGCAAAAACTTCCTTTCAAAATGACCTATTTTGACCCGCTCATTACTGACCTGTTTTCAGCGCCGCTTAACAATAAGGTAAGAGAGCTTGATTTGGGCTTATTAGAATACCAGGACATTATATGGTATAAGTATAATAATGGTTCTGCGAAAATTCGTTCTCAAGGTAAAAAAGTCTCTCCTTCTAAGCCCAATTTGAGGAACTGCAAAGAGCATATTATTATATGGTCAAAAGATAAATTTGAGTTGCCTCAGCCTAGGGGAGTTAAGCCTGATATTACTCCAGAGGAGTTTGAGGAATGGACTTACAATGTATGGAAGGTTCACCCTAATACAAACAAGAACTGTCCTCATCCTTGCACCTGGCCAGAAAAGTTATGTGAAAGGCTTATCAAGCTCTTCAGTTTTCCGACTCAAGTTGTTTTAGACCCGTTTTGTGGGAGTGGGACAACTTGTCTCTCGGCTAAGAATCTAAATCGCTCCTATACAGGAATTGAGCAGAATCCTAATTATTGTCAGTGGGCAAAGGATAGGGTTGAAGGTAAAGATATGGATATGGAGCTTGCTAAGTTTCTGTTGAGCGTTAAATCTGAATTGGAGGCAAAGCTCGGGATTGAGTTGGTAGATAAAAAATATGGCCGCTATTTCAAGATGGCTAAGCCGACTGATAGTATAATTGCTTTTAGTAAATCATCAGTTGAAAAATCTATTATAAAGAAAAGAAAAATAGCGTAAAAAAAATTATTTTTGAGCAGAAAAGTGAAAGTAACTTTGTTAAAAAATAAAAATACAGAATGCTTTTACAAGCCCCCATAGAAGCATTTTGAAGCAGTATCAAGAATTTCAAATTCTTTAGTTTTTGAAATTCAAGAATAATTTGTGTCCCAAAGACTCGTTGTCGAGGGGTAGAAATACAGTAAATAATTTTTTAATAATAAAGGAAATAAAATGAAAAATCCATCTGAAAAAACCGTAAATACAGTTGTAACTACAGTATTTGATTGCAGAGATGATGATGAACCCATGTTTTATGGGATGTTTAAATCTATTGAACAATTGGTAAAAATGTTTGATGGTGATGCTTTAGTTGCAATATTACCTGTAGATGATAATGACTATGAAGCCTGCTACTATGATAATTCAACTAATGGAAGTAAATATCAAATGTTGGAACAGGATGACAAATACGTTATACCCGTTGTTGATGATGATGATGTGATTTTTGATGTATACGAAATTGATTGTCCATTCACTAATGAAGAAGAGTGGTTTGCTGTCTTCGTTGCAAGAAAGTATGAATTGGATTTTATGCTCTTTGGATTTGGAGTCACATCATGCGTCTTGTAAGTATTAAGAGGAAATTGAGAGATGTGGCTTCCCTATGCCTCTCAACTTATTAATAACAGACAAATAACTGAACCCTCGTTGGGTTCGACTCAAGTTTTTGCTTGTAGCGAAAATGAGACGCTGAAAGGTCGCAGCGAGTCCAGAAAATGGACTAAAGGGGCCATGAAACTGCAAATTGTAGTATAATTTTAACCTTTTTAAATAGGAGAAACAAATGAAAAATATTATTAATGGCAAGGTATATGATACCGAAACAGCAGAATTAATTTGTAGCTATAAATATGGCTATGAAGGAGACTTTAGATATGTCTATGAGGCCTTATACAAGAGTTACAATGGACAATTCTTCATCGAGTATAAAGGTGGAGCAATGTCTAAGTATTCAGAAATTACAGGTCCGAATGAGGCGTTTGGCGGTTCTGGAATTCGTCTAATTGATGAAGATGAAGCCAGAGATTTTATAGAGTCTAATGGTTCTACTGAAGATTATGTAAAAGCCTTTGGTGAGCCAGAAGAAGGCTGATATTAAAGTTTGTTGATATAATAAGAGACAAATTCTAGATAAGTCTCTTATCATTGATACATTCTCTCTTGAGTAGTGATTTTAAATTTGATATTGTTTAATCAAAGATGTGGCAAATTAAATTATTGCTGATATTAATAATAATAAATTAGGAATAAATATAATGAAGAAAAAAATAAAAAAAGATGAATGGATGTCGTTTGCATCCTGGCTAAGGGAATACTATCCCCGCACCCTTTACAGTAAATTTAGGTTGAAATATATGGGAGAATTGGGTTGCCTTACTCATGAACAAACAGCGAGAGCTGTTTACTATACCTATCCGTCTGCTTATAAGGATTACTTGTTTTATAAAAAATATGGTGCCTTAAAAGCGACTGCTGTTCCAGATTCTCAATCAATATTTGATTAGTGATTTGAATATGTTTATAGTTGTTGTTAAGTTAGCGGCGAATCTTTTTTGCCGCTAACTTAAAAAGGATTTCATTTATCATCAGCAGTAGGTGAAGTCTGTGTTTATTATATGCTGAAAGAAGGAGAAAAAGATGGAGAAAAATATTCATCAAAGAATTTTTATATGCCCCAAATGCGGGTCAAACAAATTGGGATATCAAAATTATGTTAAGAGCGTAATGCCTATTATTATTGATGACGCTGGCCAGGTTAGTTATGAACAGCCTGTAGTTGACCATGATGACCATGTGCCAGCCGAGTTTGGTTATATCTGTCAGAAATGCGGGAATAAGATATCTCACGCTGGAGAATGGCTTGAGACTGAGTCTGAATTGATACACTACTTAAACTTATCCCAAGAACAGTTAGACAGGGAACAAAAGCAGTTCGAGGTATATATCGAAGAACAAGCCCAGGAACAGAAAGATAGAGACGAGGAGAGGCATCTGTGTTATGAGGAGTGCTGCTCCTGATATGGTGTTGAGCTGGAATGGGAGTATATTTCTCATTTTGAGTAATCTGAACTTTTTAAAGCAAGTTCTTTAGTAAGATTACCAACCGCTGGAAAAATATTCTTCGTTCCAGCTCTTTTTTTGCAAAGAATCTCAATCTATAGGAAAGTGAAAAGGTATTTGATAAAATTTCAAAATAGTAAGGAATTCTTTACTTAAAAAAAAAGGATTCTACGGCATTTTGCCGAATATATATATAAGGGGACGGCTCTTATAGTTATAGAGCAGGATAAAAAATGAATAAAAAAGAAATCATATATTGAAGTTTTACACTACGTAGTATAGACGTATTAAACAATCCTGCTCTGAGCCTGGTACGCCGTCCCGTATCGGGCTCATTTTTTTAATATAGGAGTAGGAAACTATGAAAAAACGGATAACGTTGAAAAACTTTAAAAGACCTAAAAAATGGTCAGATTATAATTACAAACAGTGGTTGAACAACTTTATGGACCTGAACAATTGGTCTCAGAACAAAGGGCGTCCTTTTGATAAGGATAAGAAGATAGGCAGAAGGCGTATAAAATATATTAATTCCTGTCTTAGTTGCAAGGTTCCTAATTACAAAAATGCAGAGCCAGAATCCATACAAAAAGCTGCGATGAGAAGGAATTCAGTAAAACTGAATAAAAAAACAGTAGAAACGCATCTTCATACCTCTGAAAAAGAATTATACTTGTATTATTGCAATTCACCTTTTACTGATTTACCTCTTTTTTGCATTGATATTGATATTCTGGTTGATGAAGAATCAGGTGAAATAGTTACGAGCAGTCAAGACCTCAAAGAAGCAGAAGAGTATATATCTACGTGCCGCATCGTCCGACTGCTCCATCACAGGTGCAGACCAGTTGCTAAGCGTGATCCCGTTGACGCCCATCTGCTCGATCCAGCAGCCGGAAACCAGGTGATGCGAGTTCTGACCCACAATCATTATACCGTTGCGGCCTGAGTTCTTGAGATGACAATTGCGAAGCGTAATCCGCTCGGCGTTGTTCATCCAGACCAGGGCATGGTCGGTGTAGCCCCATTCCTGTGCCCACCAGAAACGCGTCGGCGAGATTGCCTTTGAGTATTCGAACGCGAGGCCATCGATCTCGATGTCGTGGACAAGGCTGGTCATGGACGAGCCTTCGAAGCGGATGATGTCATCCAGGACGGGAAGCACGATGCTGAGCTTGTCGGGGTGAGCTTTTGATTGCGGGATCAGGTAGAGAACCTTTTCGGTGGTATCGAAATAGAACTCGCCGGGGGCATCGAGAAACGCGCGGTGTTCCTCAAGGAAGTATCGGGCCCTGGCCCTGTCCCCTTTCGGTTCACCGTAGGAGGGAACCATCGGTGTATCGTCCCGGTCATTGTTAAAGGTTATCTTTGCGGTTGACCGGTCGATTGCGGTGACCGAGCAGATCCAGCGGTGCCAGTCACATTTACCCCAGGGAAAGATGTTGATCTTCATGGTTCCAAAATCATCGGGCACCTTGTCGAGATCCTCCTGCACAGCAATGATCCAGCTCTCGGTCGGGGTGGCTTGCTGCTTGGTGGAGCCGGTTACGGACTTAAGGTATACGCCGGCAGCCGTGGGGAAATCAGGTTCAAATTCGTAGTTGGGGTAACGGGCCTTGCGGATGCGCTTGCCGTTTTCATAAAGCGTGTGGCAGCTCTGGATATCGGGCAGGTTTATCTTCCAGATATTGTCATCGACTTTTGACCAGCCGGTCAGGCGTCTTCCGCCGAGCAGTCTCGCCTTGCCTGGGCCGCCGCTGCTGCGGTAATATACTTTATATCCGTTATTACCCGAGTCCCGGTCAGTGAAAACTATTGCCTCATCCAGGATATAGTCACCGGCTGCCGCATGGACGGTTATATCCTGATCCATCTGGGGTATCAGCTCACGCACAGCATCGCGGGCACGGGCTATAGTCAGAAAAGGTTTTTCGCGGCTGCCGGGGTTCTCGTCAGATCCGGATGTACTTACATAAAAGTCCTGCCCGAAGCACGCAGCGGCGGAAATTAGAATTGCGGTTATTTGTGCAATAGATTTTAAACTCATCATAAACACCTTTCTGCAAATTAAGAATATAGATCTAATAGTTGTTTATTAGCGGTCTTTCCAGTAAACACTGACCCTGCACCAGCCATTATAACCTGTATGCCGGCGTTTTACAACA
Proteins encoded:
- a CDS encoding IS1634 family transposase, translated to MFLAFEGCFDSGFGFGTDLPYCIGEFLCDNLGMYLKKHRRKKNGKCNTYYSIAEKRKVSGNRHVEKVVLYLGEISDSQKKAWQRSIEIINEDNKPVHKTLFAFDQDNQSCHDVDTIPVNISKMRLERPRRFGDCWLASEMWDQLGFDRFWSERIDTDRSPVAFSKVLKLLTVSRLIKPSAEYFVHQHWFSQSAMDAILDCDFEIAEKNRLYRCLDRILPYKDELCKYLKDTWQGMFNLEYDILLYDITSTYFEGLCKQNPKAEFGHSKDRRSDCRQVLIALVVTPEGFPLDYEVLQGNTSEKTTLRPLLNKIETMYGKANRVWLMDRGIPTEATLKFMRKNNISYLVGTPRRQLDDYSSELSQKDWEQVNSSVHVKYIEKEGECYVLARSRDRMQKERAMRKRKLRKYLDGLEKLKGYRNYERFYKRLGALQSQAGKAYRCVELNIPGQKERIEAGEFRYHINRQKYRDMIYRDGKYFLRTNQKGKDGKALWNEYMLQCNVEQSFRELKSDLGIRPVYHHKEERVDAHIFVAFISYCLQVTLRHKLRVSACGLTAQAALETMSRIQMLDVTFETLDGRYLLMERYTEPEADQRLILHHLNMDLPLQKPPKIYSSQVKD
- a CDS encoding DUF3102 domain-containing protein is translated as MTNIAEEINNLHKALIKMSAGTAYKIGKLLIEQRAACKHGTWENWIEENLEFSKSTARRYIDVYEKCGPKNPNLEDLNNVKLSHLYREIENNRKKKRPIQEFRDSDKARTVIRELFANREHNFENPADGKTVNQIINGDTLEVMAKMEPHTVHLICTSVPYNNNLDYGIGLDGKIINDNKPYQEYLDWLGQFVTQCYRVLVPGGRLIINCDNLTNKQRDEDGEFTYRHALDCDLRYKVSIGALN
- the istB gene encoding IS21-like element helper ATPase IstB encodes the protein MNNSLHNTLKSLRLSGMLEILEVRLQEAAGNSLTHAEFLELILQDEMLVRKHRQIQRGIKAAGFRELKTLEEFDWQFNTSIKRSRIFDMATCRFISEGIDVLLLGPPGVGKSHLCQAIGYQAVKAGMAVRYRSIFDVARDFLHEDAFACQDKVMNRYLKPELLIIDDMGIKHLPKRCGEYLLEIIMRRYENKSTMMTSNRPLEDWGKLIGDVPSATAILDRFLHHAEIINITGRSYRLKDRAEHGACEKRAGHEG
- the istA gene encoding IS21 family transposase, whose translation is MTKRSVIQTLRERNWSCRRISRELGIHLDTVRKYAKSDNDNSKQVTNAPPGSVAQSSTGPVSNCEPYREIIKNKLDMGLSRRRIWQDLRDDHGSDVSYHSVRRFVNRLSKNSPVPFRRLECRPGEEAQIDFGTGAPVITKDGRRKRTHVIRVVLSFSRKSYSEAVFRQTGDNFINCLENAFHHFGGVPQTLIIDNLKAAVNKADWYDPEIHPKIVSFCRHYGTAILPCKPYTPRHKGKVEKAVAYVKNNALKGRSFKSLSEQNQFLLSWESRIADTRIHGTTRKQVGKLFTEQEKPALLRLPVGRFPSFTEAQRSVHRDGHIEVERTYYSVPPEYTGRKVWARWDGHMVRVFNRSMEQIVVHAKVEPGRFQTQDGHIHSEKRTKIENGVVWMLERVSLIGENAQRWARQMLEARGIPGIRVLLGLLNMTNTYNGNKIDNACKIALSHNAFRLKTIRSIIKHGGDRQLQMEFIDEHPIIRDISSYGEFVREVLG
- a CDS encoding DNA-methyltransferase, which encodes MTYFDPLITDLFSAPLNNKVRELDLGLLEYQDIIWYKYNNGSAKIRSQGKKVSPSKPNLRNCKEHIIIWSKDKFELPQPRGVKPDITPEEFEEWTYNVWKVHPNTNKNCPHPCTWPEKLCERLIKLFSFPTQVVLDPFCGSGTTCLSAKNLNRSYTGIEQNPNYCQWAKDRVEGKDMDMELAKFLLSVKSELEAKLGIELVDKKYGRYFKMAKPTDSIIAFSKSSVEKSIIKKRKIA
- a CDS encoding right-handed parallel beta-helix repeat-containing protein, whose amino-acid sequence is MMSLKSIAQITAILISAAACFGQDFYVSTSGSDENPGSREKPFLTIARARDAVRELIPQMDQDITVHAAAGDYILDEAIVFTDRDSGNNGYKVYYRSSGGPGKARLLGGRRLTGWSKVDDNIWKINLPDIQSCHTLYENGKRIRKARYPNYEFEPDFPTAAGVYLKSVTGSTKQQATPTESWIIAVQEDLDKVPDDFGTMKINIFPWGKCDWHRWICSVTAIDRSTAKITFNNDRDDTPMVPSYGEPKGDRARARYFLEEHRAFLDAPGEFYFDTTEKVLYLIPQSKAHPDKLSIVLPVLDDIIRFEGSSMTSLVHDIEIDGLAFEYSKAISPTRFWWAQEWGYTDHALVWMNNAERITLRNCHLKNSGRNGIMIVGQNSHHLVSGCWIEQMGVNGITLSNWSAPVMEQSDDAARRYILFCFFEVLTARNYFT